A genomic window from Betta splendens chromosome 17, fBetSpl5.4, whole genome shotgun sequence includes:
- the kif1ab gene encoding kinesin-like protein KIF1A isoform X5: MAGASVKVAVRVRPFNSREIGKESKCIIQMSGNTTTILNPKQPKENKSFNFDFSYWSHTTPEDINYASQMQVYKDIGEEMLLHAFEGYNVCIFAYGQTGAGKSYTMMGRQEQDQQGIIPLLCEDLFTKINDNNNDNSMSYSVEVSYMEIYCERVRDLLNPKNKGNLRVREHPLMGPYVEDLSKLAVTSYNDIQDLMDSGNKARTVAATNMNETSSRSHAVFNIIFTQKKHDMETDNTSEKVSKISLVDLAGSERADSTGAKGTRLKEGANINKSLTTLGKVISALAELDSAPNKNKKKKKVESFIPYRDSVLTWLLRENLGGNSRTAMVAALSPADINYDETLSTLRYADRAKQIRCNAVINEDPNNRLVRELKEEVARLKDLLYAQGLGDIIETYRCTDPTIAGLKLTHAMTGMSPSPSLSALSSRAGSISNLHDRIFSPASEEAIERLKETEKIIAELNETWEEKLRRTEAIRMEREALLAEMGVAMREDGGTVGVFSPKKTPHLVNLNEDPLMSECLLYYIKDGITKVGRENAKTRQDIVLSGHFIRDEHCTFSSTTGPQGEGCVVLEPCEGSETYVNGKRVTSPIVLRSGNRIIMGKSHVFRFNDPEQARLERERTPCTETPVEPVDWAFAQRELLEKQGIDMKQEMEQRLQELEDQYRKEREEASNLLEQQRLDYESKLEALQKQVDSRYLESPEEEEEPEEEVPWTKRETELALWAFRKWRFYQFTSLRDLLWGNAIFLKEANAISVELKKKVQFQFVLLTDTLYSPLPPDLLPASEAKDRERRPFPRTIVAVEVQDQKNGATHYWTLEKLRQRLDLMREMYDRAAELPSSAVEDCDHALTGGDPFYDRFPWFRLVGRAFVYLSNLLYPVPLVHRVAIVSEKGEVKGFLRVAVQAISADEEAPDYGSGVRQSGTAKISFEDKQFEKFQTESCPGSLSHSNTSQEELRIVEGEGQNADVGITADEVNNNTCAASLEPPHSPTKSLGPGLDLPLDLSPEKALSHLKVGSTFTFRVTVLQASSISAEYADIFCQFNFIHRHDEAFSTEPLKNTGRGPPLGFYHVQNITVEVTKSFVEYIKTQPIVFEVFGHYQKQAFPPLCKDLISPLRPSRRQFPRVMPLSKPVPATKLSTLTRSTAGPCHAKYDLMVFFEICELEANGDYIPAVVDHRGGMPCHGTFLLHQGIQRRITVTIAHETGNDIEWKEVKELVIGRIRNTPEADETIIDPNILSLNILSSGYFWPKHDDNVSLGVDHRTFYRFEAAWDSSMHNSLLLNRVTPYGEKIYITLSAYLEMENCTQPTVITKDFCMVFYSRDTKLPASRSIRNLFSTGCLRPSESNRVTGVYEITLCYVADNGSPGMQRRRRRVLDTSVAYVRGEENLAGWRPRSDSLILDHQWELEKLSLLQEVEKTRHYLLLREKLEATLQAGQDALCKSGDIGDFAKSPVLGHSPGSSSGGGSCGTALDSPNQRQRELAAKCLRLLMHTFNREYSQVSSSASESKLSEMSASLMRDSSSSGLSTITPSSTCPSLVEGHYDIRHAEPSSGASTPDLDPYSPVDRKKVLRGCTFVPDIQEIRVSPIVSKKGYLHFLEPHTSGWVRRYVVVRRPYVYLYRSERDSVERAVINLSSAKVEYSEDKQTLLRTPNTFAVCTEHRGILLQATNDKEMHDWLYAFNPLLAGSIRSKLSRRKSAQSVPVATAQRI, translated from the exons ATGGCGGGGGCTTCGGTGAAGGTGGCAGTGAGGGTCCGGCCCTTCAACTCCAGAGAGATCGGAAAGGAGAGCAAATGCATCATTCAGATGTCGGGAAACACGACGA CCATCCTGAACCCGAAACAgcccaaagaaaacaaaagcttcAACTTCGACTTCTCCTACTGGTCACACACCACG CCCGAGGACATCAACTATGCGTCCCAGATGCAGGTGTACAAGGACATCGgggaggagatgctgctgcacgcGTTCGAAGGATACAACGTGTGCATATTCGCCTACGGGCAAACAGGAGCAGGCAAAAGCTACACCATGATGGGACGCCaggagcaggaccagcaggGAATCATCCCTCTG CTGTGTGAGGATCTTTTCACCAAGATCAACGACAACAATAATGACAACAGCATGTCTTACTCCGTGGAG GTGAGTTACATGGAGATTTACTGTGAGCGTGTGCGCGACCTCCTCAACCCTAAAAACAAAGGGAACCTGCGCGTCAGGGAGCATCCTCTGATGGGACCGTACGTGGAGGATCTGTCCAAGCTCGCCGTCACCTCCTACAACGACATCCAGGACCTGATGGACTCTGGGAACAAGGCCAG gaCTGTGGCGGCCACCAACATGAACGAGACCAGCAGCCGCTCCCACGCCGTCTTCAACATCATCTTCACGCAGAAGAAGCACGACATGGAGACGGACAACACGTCAGAGAAG GTCAGCAAGATCAGTCTGGTGGACTTGGCTGGAAGCGAGAGAGCGGACTCGACCGGAGCCAAAGGAACCAGACTCAAG GAAGGTGCAAACATCAACAAGTCTTTGACCACTTTGGGGAAGGTGATTTCTGCGCTGGCTGAACTG GATTCTGCACCGAACAAG aacaagaaaaagaagaaggtggAGAGTTTCATTCCCTACAGGGACTCAGTTCTGACCTGGCTGCTGAGGGAGAACCTGG GAGGAAACTCTCGAACGGCCATGGTGGCTGCCCTCAGCCCCGCCGACATCAACTACGACGAAACTCTCAGCACCCTGCG CTACGCCGATCGCGCCAAGCAGATCCGCTGCAACGCCGTCATCAACGAGGACCCCAACAACCGGCTGGTGCgtgagctgaaggaggaggtggcgcgGCTCAAGGACCTGCTGTACGCGCAGGGCCTGGGAGACATCATCGAGA CGTATCGCTGCACCGACCCCACCATCGCCGGTTTGAAAT TGACCCACGCCATGACGGGAATGAGCCCCTCGCCCTCGCTCTCGGCCCTGTCCAGCCGGGCCGGGTCCATCAGCAACCTCCACGATCGCATCTTCAGCCCGGCCAGTGAGGAGGCCATTGAGAGGCTCAAG GAAACAGAGAAGATCATTGCTGAGCTGAATGAGACGTGGGAGGAGAAGCTGCGTCGCACCGAGGCCATCCGCATGGAGAG GGAGGCTCTGCTGGCTGAGATGGGCGTTGCCATGAGGGAAGATGGAGGCACTGTGGGCGTCTTCTCCCCGAAAAAG ACCCCTCATCTGGTGAACCTGAACGAGGACCCGCTCATGTCTGAGTGTCTGCTCTATTACATCAAAGATGGCATCACCAA AGTTGGCCGTGAAAATGCCAAGACGCGACAAGACATCGTTCTCAGCGGCCACTTCATCAGAGACGAGCACTGCACCTTCAGCAGCACCACCGGCCCTCAGGGAGAAG GATGTGTGGTTCTGGAGCCTTGTGAGGGATCAGAGACGTACGTCAATGGAAAGAGGGTGACGTCACCCATTGTCCTGCGCTCTG GGAACCGCATCATCATGGGCAAGAGCCACGTGTTCCGCTTCAACGACCCGGAGCAGGCCCGTCTGGAGCGCGAGAGGACGCCGTGCACCGAGACGCCGGTGGAGCCCGTGGACTGGGCCTTCGCtcagagggagctgctggagaagcagggCATCGACATGAAGCAGGAGATGGAGCAGAG gctgcaggagctggaggaccagTACcgcaaagagagagaagaggccaGTAACTTGTTAGAACAGCAGAGACTG GACTATGAGAGTAAACTGGAGGCTCTCCAGAAGCAAGTGGACTCTCGGTACCTGGAGTCgcccgaggaagaggaggagcccgAAGAAGAAG TGCCGTGGACGAAGCGCGAGACCGAGCTGGCTCTGTGGGCCTTCAGGAAGTGGCGCTTCTACCAGTTCACGTCTCTCAGGGACTTACTTTGGGGCAACGCCATCTTCCTCAAGGAGGCCAACGCCATCAGCGTAGAGCTGAAGAAAAAG GTGCAGTTCCAGTTCGTCCTGCTGACCGACACTCTCTACTCACCACTGCCCCCCGACCTGCTGCCGGCCAGCGAGGCTAAGGACCGGGAGCGCCGACCGTTCCCCCGGACCATCGTAGCCGTGGAAGTACAGGATCAGAAGAACGGGGCCACACATTACTGGACTCTGGAAAAACTCAG ACAGAGGCTGGACCTGATGAGGGAAATGTACGACCGCGCTGCGGAGCTCCCCAGCAGCGCGGTGGAGGACTGCGACCACGCCCTGACCGGAGGCGACCCCTTCTACGACCGCTTCCCGTGGTTCCGTCTGGTCGGCAG GGCGTTCGTGTACCTGAGCAACCTGCTGTACCCCGTTCCCCTGGTGCACCGCGTCGCCATCGTCAGCGAGAAAGGGGAGGTGAAGGGCTTCCTCAGGGTGGCTGTGCAGGCCATCTCAG cCGACGAGGAGGCGCCTGATTACGGCTCCGGCGTGAGGCAGTCAGGCACTGCCAAGATTTCCTTCGAGGACAAACAGTTTGAGAAG TTCCAGACGGAGTCGTGTCCTGGCAGCCTGTCTCACTCCAACACCTCCCAGGAGGAGCTTCGGAttgtggagggggaggggcagaATGCCGACGTGGGGATCACCGCAGACGAAGTCAACAACAACACCTGCGCAG CCTCGCTGGAGCCTCCCCACAGCCCCACCAAGAGCTTAGGCCCGGGTCTGGACCTCCCTCTGGACCTGTCTCCAGAGAAAGCTCTGTCCCACCTGAAGGTCGgcagcaccttcaccttcaGGGTCACCGTCCTGCAGGCCTCCAGCATCTCCGCCGAGTACGCCGACATCTTCTGCCAGTTCAA CTTCATTCACCGCCACGACGAAGCTTTTTCCACCGAGCCGCTGAAGAACACGGGCAGAGGACCTCCGCTGGGCTTCTACCATGTCCAGAAT ATCACCGTGGAGGTGACCAAATCCTTCGTGGAGTACATTAAGACCCAGCCCATCGTCTTCGAGGTGTTCGGCCACTACCAGAAACAGGCTTTCCCTCCGCTGTGCAAAGATCTGATCAG TCCACTGAGACCTTCCAGGAGGCAGTTTCCAAGGGTGATGCCCTTGTCCAAACCAG TGCCGGCCACAAAGCTCAGCACTCTGACCCGCTCCACTGCGGGACCTTGTCACGCCAAGTACGACCTCATGGTCTTCTTTGAGATCTGTGAGCTGGAGGCCAACGGAGA TTACATCCCCGCTGTTGTCGACCACAGAGGCGGGATGCCCTGCCACGGCACCTTCCTCTTACATCAG GGCATTCAGAGGAGGATCACGGTCACTATCGCTCACGAAACAGGCAATGATATTGAgtggaaggaggtgaaggagctggTTATCG GACGTATCCGAAACACACCAGAGGCTGATGAGACGATCATCGACCCCAACATCCTTTCACTGAACATCCTGTCGTCTGGATATTTCTGGCCAAAGCACGACGACAA CGTCTCCTTGGGAGTTGATCATAG AACCTTCTACCGCTTTGAGGCGGCGTGGGACAGCTCCATGCACAACTCTCTGCTCCTGAACAGAGTCACTCCGTACGGGGAGAAGATCTACATCACCCTCTCTGCTTATCTAGAG ATGGAGAATTGCACCCAGCCCACAGTCATCACCAAAGACTTCTGCATGGTGTTTTATTCCCGGGACACCAAGCTGCCAGCCTCGCGCTCCATCAGAAACCTGTTCAGCACCGGCTGCCTCCGGCCCTCGGAGAG CAACCGCGTAACAGGCGTCTATGAAATAACCCTGTGCTACGTGGCAGACAATGGGAGTCCAG GCatgcagcgccgccgccgccgcgtgctgGACACCTCGGTGGCGTACGTCAGAGGGGAGGAGAACCTGGCCGGGTGGAGGCCCCGCAGCGACAGCCTAATCCTGGACCACCAGTGGGAGCTGGAGAaactcagcctcctgcaggag gtggagaagaCCAGGCACTACCTGCTGCtgagggagaagctggaggcgaCTCTGCAGGCGGGACAGGACGCGCTCTGCAAGAGCGGCGACATCGGCGACTTCGCAAAGAGTCCCGTCCTCGGTCACAgccccggcagcagcagcggcggcggcagctgcGGCACTGCGCTCGACAGCCCCAACcagaggcagagggagctggCTGCCAAG tgtctgcgtctgctgatGCACACCTTCAACAGGGAGTACAGCCAGGTGAGCAGCAGTGCCAGTGAGAGCAAG CTCTCGGAGATGTCGGCGTCGCTCATGAGAGACTCGTCGTCCTCTGGGCTGAGCACCATCACCCCGTCCTCCACCTGCCCCTCTCTGGTGGAGGGACACTATGACATCAG ACACGCTGAGCCCAGTTCTGGAGCCTCTACCCCAGACCTGGACCCGTACAGCCCAGTGGACAGGAAGAAAGTCCTCAGAGGGTGCACCTTTGTTCCAGACATACAGGAGATTCGCGTCAG CCCCATCGTGTCCAAGAAGGGCTACCTGCACTTCCTGGAGCCCCACACCAGCGGCTGGGTGCGGCGCTACGTGGTGGTGCGCCGGCCCTACGTCTACCTGTACCGCAGCGAGCGGGACAGCGTGGAGAGGGCCGTGATCAACCTGTCGTCCGCCAAGGTGGAGTACAGCGAGGACAAGCAGACCCTGCTGCGG ACCCCCAACACGTTCGCCGTGTGCACCGAGCATCGCGGGATACTGCTGCAGGCCACCAACGACAAGGAGATGCACGACTGGCTGTACGCGTTCAACCCTCTGCTAGCCGGCTCCATCAG GTCAAAGCTCTCCCGCAGGAAGTCGGCCCAGTCCGTGCCGGTGGCGACGGCGCAGAGGATCTGA